The Aeromicrobium sp. Leaf245 genome includes a region encoding these proteins:
- a CDS encoding DUF4394 domain-containing protein, with product MRTSHVQPRSRRRAAAAAAAAVALVATAGLVVSADAAVVEPSGKALGLAGDGKVLHRLNLDQPSRLTTLGPVKGLTGEDERLVGIDFRVQNGRYYGVGNAGGIYTVNSGNGQAVKVSQLSVALEGRDFGVDFNPAADRLRIVSDTGQNLRHDVNQPTPTTAVDTPLSYGDGAAQGVTAVAYTNNDTSAKTGTFLYDIDTSLDQLAVQVPANAGTLALAGPLGTNAVGVAGFDIVTVLDDGVAVDNVGFAVLRPARSNTSSVLYEIELQSGAATRVGNFPRSVGDIAIQVP from the coding sequence ATGAGAACGTCCCACGTCCAGCCCCGCTCCCGCCGCCGCGCCGCTGCCGCTGCTGCTGCCGCCGTCGCGCTCGTCGCCACCGCCGGCCTCGTCGTCTCCGCCGACGCCGCCGTGGTGGAGCCGTCGGGCAAGGCCCTCGGCCTCGCCGGCGACGGCAAGGTGCTGCACCGGCTGAACCTCGACCAGCCCTCCCGCCTCACCACCCTCGGTCCCGTGAAGGGCCTGACCGGCGAGGACGAGCGACTGGTCGGCATCGACTTCCGGGTCCAGAACGGCCGCTACTACGGCGTGGGCAACGCCGGCGGCATCTACACCGTGAACTCGGGCAACGGCCAGGCGGTCAAGGTCTCACAGCTCAGCGTGGCCCTCGAGGGCCGCGACTTCGGCGTCGACTTCAACCCGGCGGCCGATCGCCTGCGCATCGTGAGCGACACGGGCCAGAACCTGCGCCACGACGTGAACCAGCCGACGCCGACCACCGCCGTCGACACGCCGCTCTCCTACGGCGACGGTGCCGCCCAGGGCGTCACCGCCGTCGCGTACACGAACAACGACACGAGCGCGAAGACCGGCACGTTCCTCTACGACATCGACACGTCGCTCGACCAGCTGGCGGTCCAGGTCCCGGCGAACGCGGGCACCCTCGCGCTGGCCGGCCCGCTGGGCACCAACGCCGTCGGCGTGGCCGGCTTCGACATCGTGACCGTGCTGGACGACGGCGTGGCGGTCGACAACGTCGGCTTCGCCGTCCTGCGTCCTGCGCGCTCGAACACCTCCTCGGTCCTCTACGAGATCGAGCTGCAGAGCGGCGCCGCCACCCGCGTGGGCAACTTCCCCCGCTCCGTGGGCGACATCGCCATCCAGGTGCCGTGA
- a CDS encoding class I SAM-dependent RNA methyltransferase translates to MTSEALPVVEVGPVAHGGSCVARLDGQVVFVRHALPGERVSIRVTDRTKRYLRADAVEVLEASPDRVAPPCDLAGVCGGCDFQHVAPEAQLRLLGSVVSEQLQRLAGIEREVRVEAVGPSLGWRTRVTWSTTPDGRAGLRRHRSHEVVPVGHCPIAHPGLPDVLSHRWDAPQVEAIVSSTDQQLLVTDATVPKDLHVDGVAGTDGTRRAGRTRLTERVEGHDFTVTGSGFWQVHPEAARTLVDAVLEAAEARPGDRVADLYAGVGLFTAFLADRVGPQGTVVSVEADTQAARDARRSLHRHAQVRLVSATTEQALRHDADLRRGVDLVVLDPPRTGARRAVPDVARLGARRVVYVACDPAALARDVATFAEHGYRLGDLRAFALFPMTHHVECVAVLDRIPDVD, encoded by the coding sequence GTGACGTCCGAGGCTCTTCCCGTGGTCGAGGTGGGGCCCGTCGCCCACGGGGGCTCCTGCGTGGCGCGGCTGGACGGGCAGGTCGTGTTCGTGAGGCACGCGCTGCCGGGGGAGCGGGTCAGCATTCGCGTCACCGACCGCACCAAGCGGTACCTGCGCGCCGACGCCGTGGAGGTGCTCGAGGCGTCCCCCGACCGGGTGGCCCCGCCGTGCGACCTCGCGGGGGTCTGCGGAGGCTGCGACTTCCAGCACGTCGCCCCCGAGGCCCAGCTGCGGCTGCTCGGGTCGGTCGTGTCCGAGCAGCTGCAGCGCCTCGCCGGCATCGAGCGGGAGGTGCGGGTCGAGGCCGTCGGTCCCTCCCTCGGCTGGCGCACCCGCGTGACGTGGTCGACCACCCCCGACGGACGCGCAGGACTGCGCCGCCACCGCTCCCACGAGGTCGTCCCGGTCGGGCACTGTCCGATCGCCCACCCCGGCCTGCCCGACGTCCTGTCGCACCGCTGGGACGCCCCCCAGGTCGAGGCGATCGTCTCCTCCACGGACCAGCAGCTCCTCGTCACCGACGCGACGGTGCCCAAGGACCTCCACGTCGACGGAGTCGCAGGCACCGACGGCACGCGGCGCGCAGGTCGCACGCGGCTCACCGAGCGCGTCGAGGGCCACGACTTCACCGTGACCGGCTCCGGCTTCTGGCAGGTGCACCCGGAAGCAGCGCGCACCCTGGTCGACGCCGTCCTCGAGGCCGCCGAGGCCCGACCCGGGGATCGGGTCGCCGACCTCTACGCCGGGGTCGGGCTGTTCACCGCGTTCCTCGCCGACCGCGTGGGGCCCCAGGGCACGGTGGTCAGCGTGGAGGCCGACACCCAGGCCGCGCGCGACGCCCGCCGGTCGCTGCACCGGCACGCCCAGGTCCGCCTGGTCTCCGCCACCACCGAGCAGGCGCTCCGTCACGACGCCGACCTCCGTCGGGGCGTCGACCTGGTGGTCCTCGACCCGCCACGGACCGGGGCCCGACGCGCCGTTCCCGACGTGGCGCGGCTCGGTGCCCGTCGCGTCGTCTACGTGGCGTGCGATCCCGCGGCCCTGGCCCGTGACGTCGCGACGTTCGCCGAGCACGGCTACCGGCTGGGGGACCTGCGGGCGTTCGCCCTGTTCCCCATGACCCACCACGTGGAGTGCGTCGCGGTGCTCGACCGGATTCCCGACGTCGACTGA
- a CDS encoding APC family permease, with translation MVESVKRTLVGRKLRSTQLGETLLPKRIALPVFASDALSSVAYAPDEIFLTLSMGGITAYAFNWKIGLAVVVVMLTVVASYRQNVRAYPSGGGDYEVATTNLGPKSGVTVASALLVDYVLTVAVSISSGVQNATSAVPWLVGHEALAASALVLLLMTLNLRGAKESGRAFAVPTYLFMLAIALMACWGLVRYLLGDLPQAESARYEIAAEAPYDSALTGLAMAFLLARAFSSGCAALTGVEAISNGVPAFRKPKSANAATTLLLLGTISITMLMSIIVLADAMHIRYVEDPARQLLLDGRPVGDGFEQDTVIAQLAKALYSDAAPLFYFTIACTGIILVLAANTAFNGFPVLGSILARDGHLPRQLDTRGDRLAFSNGIVLLAVAAIALIVAFDAEVTKLIQLYIVGVFVSFNLSQLGMIRHWTRHLAAETDPAERRRMKRSRLVNGFGLAMTATVLVIVLITKFLAGAWIAILAMTIVFFLMVGINRHYQRVNAELEIDETDVALPSRVHAVVLVGRLHKPTLRAIAYARVARPSSLEGLYVELDPHDTQVLRQRWDDLQIPVPLTVVSSPYRELVRPVVKYVKEVRRASPRDIVSVYIPEYVVGHWWEQLLHNQTALRLKGRLLFMPGVMVTSVPYQLSSASRVDPRSTIGSAPGDVRRGIGDRPGPDGPA, from the coding sequence ATGGTCGAGTCCGTCAAGCGGACGCTCGTCGGACGCAAGCTTCGCAGCACCCAGCTCGGGGAGACGCTGCTGCCGAAGCGCATCGCGCTGCCCGTCTTCGCCAGCGACGCCCTGTCGTCGGTGGCGTACGCGCCCGACGAGATCTTCCTGACCCTGTCGATGGGCGGCATCACGGCCTACGCGTTCAACTGGAAGATCGGCCTCGCCGTCGTCGTCGTGATGCTCACCGTCGTCGCGTCCTACCGCCAGAACGTGCGCGCCTACCCCAGCGGTGGAGGTGACTACGAGGTCGCCACCACGAACCTGGGGCCCAAGTCGGGCGTCACGGTGGCCAGCGCGCTGCTCGTCGACTACGTGCTCACCGTCGCGGTCTCGATCTCCTCGGGGGTGCAGAATGCGACGTCCGCGGTGCCGTGGCTCGTCGGCCACGAGGCCCTGGCCGCGTCGGCGCTCGTCCTCCTGCTCATGACGCTCAACCTGCGCGGCGCCAAGGAGTCCGGCCGCGCGTTCGCCGTGCCGACGTACCTGTTCATGCTGGCGATCGCCCTGATGGCCTGCTGGGGACTGGTCCGCTACCTCCTGGGTGACCTGCCCCAGGCCGAGAGCGCCCGGTACGAGATCGCCGCCGAGGCGCCCTACGACTCCGCGCTCACCGGCCTGGCCATGGCGTTCCTGCTCGCCCGGGCGTTCTCGTCCGGATGCGCCGCCCTCACCGGCGTGGAGGCGATCAGCAACGGCGTGCCCGCCTTCCGCAAGCCCAAGAGCGCCAACGCCGCCACCACGCTGCTGCTGCTCGGCACCATCTCGATCACGATGCTCATGAGCATCATCGTGCTGGCCGACGCCATGCACATCCGCTACGTCGAGGACCCGGCCCGCCAGCTGCTGCTCGACGGCCGACCGGTGGGTGACGGCTTCGAGCAGGACACCGTCATCGCGCAGCTCGCCAAGGCGCTCTACAGCGACGCGGCGCCACTGTTCTACTTCACGATCGCCTGCACCGGCATCATCCTCGTGCTGGCGGCGAACACCGCCTTCAACGGCTTCCCCGTCCTCGGTTCCATCCTCGCGCGCGACGGACACCTGCCGCGCCAGCTCGACACCCGCGGGGACCGGCTGGCCTTCAGCAACGGCATCGTCCTGCTCGCCGTCGCCGCGATCGCGCTGATCGTCGCCTTCGACGCCGAGGTCACGAAGCTCATCCAGCTCTACATCGTGGGCGTCTTCGTCTCGTTCAACCTCAGCCAGCTGGGCATGATCCGGCACTGGACCCGGCACCTCGCCGCCGAGACGGACCCCGCCGAACGGCGCCGGATGAAGCGCTCGCGGCTCGTCAACGGGTTCGGCCTGGCCATGACGGCCACCGTGCTCGTGATCGTCCTCATCACCAAGTTCCTCGCCGGAGCCTGGATCGCGATCCTCGCCATGACCATCGTCTTCTTCCTCATGGTGGGCATCAACCGGCACTACCAGCGGGTCAACGCGGAGCTCGAGATCGACGAGACCGACGTCGCCCTTCCCTCGCGCGTCCACGCCGTCGTCCTCGTGGGCCGGCTCCACAAGCCGACCCTGCGGGCCATCGCCTACGCCCGAGTGGCGCGGCCGAGCAGCCTCGAGGGTCTCTACGTGGAGCTCGACCCGCACGACACCCAGGTGCTGCGCCAGCGGTGGGACGACCTGCAGATCCCCGTCCCGCTCACCGTCGTGTCGTCGCCCTACCGCGAGCTCGTGCGCCCCGTGGTCAAGTACGTCAAGGAGGTGCGCCGGGCGAGCCCCCGCGACATCGTCAGCGTCTACATCCCCGAGTACGTCGTCGGGCACTGGTGGGAGCAGCTGCTGCACAACCAGACCGCGCTGCGCCTCAAGGGACGCCTGCTCTTCATGCCCGGCGTCATGGTGACCAGCGTCCCGTACCAGCTGAGCTCCGCCTCCCGCGTCGACCCCCGCAGCACCATCGGCAGCGCACCCGGCGACGTGCGCCGCGGCATCGGGGACCGGCCCGGCCCGGACGGACCCGCATGA
- a CDS encoding TrkA family potassium uptake protein produces the protein MGCGRVGSTLTRSLEERGHSTAVIDSNPDAFRRLGPDFTGTTVTGMGFDREVLRAAGIEHADGFAAVSSGDNSNIISARVAREQFGVDNVVARIYDPGRAEVYERLGVPTVATVPWAADQVLRRLVPAGSEPAWRDPSGQLRLDTLYAPFPWIGHEVSSLEDAAGVRVAYLTRLGSGLVASGRTVLQEGDLLAVFMREGDADQAHRVLESGPEEA, from the coding sequence ATGGGCTGCGGACGCGTCGGCTCGACGCTGACGCGCAGCCTCGAGGAGCGCGGCCACTCCACGGCCGTCATCGACTCCAACCCCGACGCCTTCCGCCGCCTGGGGCCGGACTTCACCGGCACCACCGTGACCGGCATGGGCTTCGACCGCGAGGTCCTGCGTGCGGCCGGCATCGAGCACGCCGACGGCTTCGCCGCGGTCTCGAGCGGCGACAACTCCAACATCATCTCGGCACGGGTCGCGCGTGAGCAGTTCGGCGTCGACAACGTCGTGGCCCGCATCTACGACCCGGGCCGCGCCGAGGTGTACGAGCGCCTCGGCGTCCCCACGGTCGCCACGGTGCCGTGGGCGGCCGACCAGGTCCTGCGTCGGCTCGTCCCGGCGGGGTCGGAGCCCGCGTGGCGCGACCCGTCCGGCCAGCTGCGACTCGACACCCTCTACGCCCCGTTCCCGTGGATCGGTCACGAGGTCTCGAGCCTCGAGGACGCCGCGGGAGTCCGCGTGGCCTACCTGACGCGCCTCGGGTCCGGCCTGGTCGCGAGCGGACGCACGGTGCTGCAGGAGGGCGACCTGCTCGCCGTCTTCATGCGTGAGGGCGACGCCGACCAGGCCCACCGCGTGCTCGAGTCCGGACCTGAGGAGGCCTGA
- a CDS encoding TrkA family potassium uptake protein: MRVAIAGAGAVGRSVALELTENGHQVLLIDKSPGSIRSDLVPKAQWLLADACEMSSLEEAGLQTCDVVIAATGDDKVNLVVSLLAKTEFSVPRTVGRVNHPSNEWLFGETWGVDVAVSTPRLMSALVEEAVSVGDLVRLFTFRQSNTSLVELTMPEDSPFAGRLVRDVPWPRDVVLVAILRDNAIETPDPERSLEAGDELLFVTAPDAEDEIGALLSPKS; the protein is encoded by the coding sequence ATGCGCGTCGCCATCGCGGGAGCCGGTGCCGTCGGCCGTTCCGTCGCGCTCGAGCTCACCGAGAACGGGCACCAGGTGCTCCTGATCGACAAGTCCCCCGGGTCCATCCGGTCCGACCTCGTGCCGAAGGCGCAGTGGCTTCTGGCCGATGCGTGCGAGATGTCCTCCCTCGAGGAGGCCGGGCTGCAGACGTGCGACGTGGTCATCGCCGCGACGGGCGACGACAAGGTCAACCTGGTCGTCTCGCTGCTGGCCAAGACGGAGTTCTCGGTCCCCCGGACCGTCGGTCGCGTCAACCACCCGAGCAACGAGTGGCTGTTCGGCGAGACCTGGGGCGTCGACGTGGCGGTCTCGACCCCGCGGCTCATGTCGGCCCTGGTGGAGGAGGCGGTGTCGGTCGGCGACCTCGTGCGCCTGTTCACCTTCCGCCAGAGCAACACCAGCCTGGTCGAGCTGACGATGCCCGAGGACTCCCCCTTCGCCGGGCGCCTCGTGCGCGACGTCCCGTGGCCACGCGACGTGGTCCTCGTGGCCATCCTGCGCGACAACGCGATCGAGACGCCCGACCCGGAGCGCTCGCTCGAGGCGGGCGACGAGCTCTTGTTCGTCACCGCACCGGACGCGGAGGACGAGATCGGCGCCCTGCTCTCCCCCAAGTCGTGA
- a CDS encoding DUF3159 domain-containing protein, producing MSEAGASVATVEELVRSKLSEALGGGRGIVESAVPTIVFTICWISTQDLRTSLVASVGAAVLLVVVRLAQRSTVQFVLNALIGIAIAAVFASRSGEARDVFLPGILYNGAYAAVFIVSILVGWPLIGFLIGSLTGEPTEWHEDRQLVRLCSLLTWLFAAPCILRVVVQYPLWAGDHVALLGTSKVVLGWPLQVAAFAAMAWVLSRNSTPIEAEAEPEPPATR from the coding sequence ATGAGCGAGGCCGGCGCGAGCGTCGCCACCGTCGAGGAGCTGGTGCGGTCCAAGCTCTCCGAGGCGCTCGGCGGCGGGCGCGGCATCGTCGAGAGTGCCGTGCCCACGATCGTGTTCACGATCTGCTGGATCAGCACGCAGGACCTGCGGACCTCGCTCGTCGCGAGCGTCGGCGCGGCGGTCCTGCTGGTCGTGGTGCGGCTCGCCCAGCGCTCCACCGTGCAGTTCGTGCTGAACGCCCTCATCGGCATCGCCATCGCCGCCGTGTTCGCGTCGCGCAGCGGCGAGGCTCGTGACGTGTTCCTGCCCGGGATTCTCTACAACGGCGCCTACGCGGCGGTGTTCATCGTCTCGATCCTCGTGGGGTGGCCCCTCATCGGGTTCCTCATCGGCAGCCTCACCGGCGAGCCCACCGAGTGGCACGAGGACCGGCAGCTCGTCCGGCTGTGCTCCCTGCTGACCTGGCTCTTCGCCGCACCCTGCATCCTGCGGGTCGTGGTGCAGTACCCGCTGTGGGCCGGCGACCACGTGGCGCTGCTCGGCACCTCCAAGGTCGTGCTCGGCTGGCCCCTGCAGGTCGCGGCGTTCGCGGCGATGGCGTGGGTGCTCTCGCGCAACTCCACCCCGATCGAGGCCGAGGCCGAGCCGGAGCCGCCTGCTACTCGGTGA
- a CDS encoding OB-fold nucleic acid binding domain-containing protein, with product MASRLRRPMRRATLEQLEDQELQRSADAAGCRLLTAQAERSVCSLHGELRSVTTRPVADGASALEAQLYDGSGQVTLVWLGRRRIEGIEPGRRLTVHGRIGRRGDAFVLYNPRYELDA from the coding sequence ATGGCATCCCGACTGCGCCGCCCCATGCGCCGCGCGACCCTCGAGCAGCTCGAGGACCAGGAGCTGCAGCGCAGCGCCGACGCCGCGGGCTGCCGGTTGCTCACCGCCCAGGCCGAGAGGTCGGTCTGCTCGCTGCACGGTGAGCTGCGGTCCGTCACCACCCGCCCGGTCGCCGACGGTGCGAGCGCCCTCGAGGCGCAGCTCTACGACGGGTCCGGGCAGGTCACCCTCGTGTGGCTGGGCCGACGCCGGATCGAGGGCATCGAGCCCGGGCGACGTCTGACCGTGCACGGCCGCATCGGTCGCCGCGGCGACGCCTTCGTGCTCTACAACCCGCGCTACGAGCTGGACGCATGA
- a CDS encoding DUF3710 domain-containing protein gives MIRRRRERDDQAVQTDETGTEPDVVSTTPTEEPSGPWDSRDFTGDGTGYIDLGPLRIRGRIGFQLQVPQDDGGSTGSVVLVTEESGLELRVFAAPRSGGLWDEVRGELLAEVERLEGTAEQVDGPFGPELRVQVPVKLPDGQDGFQPSRILAVEGPRWMLRATFLGSAALEPDEDGLLERAFREVVVVRGDEPRLVREALLIEVPEGAVAEEPPGHGTQA, from the coding sequence ATGATCCGTCGACGCCGAGAGCGTGACGACCAGGCAGTGCAGACCGACGAGACGGGCACGGAGCCCGACGTCGTGTCCACGACGCCCACCGAGGAGCCGTCCGGCCCCTGGGACTCGCGAGACTTCACCGGGGACGGCACGGGCTACATCGACCTCGGACCGCTGCGCATCCGCGGACGCATCGGCTTCCAGCTCCAGGTGCCCCAGGACGACGGCGGAAGCACCGGGTCCGTCGTGCTGGTCACGGAGGAGTCGGGGCTCGAGCTGCGGGTCTTCGCCGCGCCGCGCAGCGGTGGGCTGTGGGACGAGGTCCGTGGCGAGCTGCTCGCGGAGGTCGAGCGGCTCGAGGGCACGGCCGAGCAGGTCGACGGACCGTTCGGTCCCGAGCTTCGCGTCCAGGTCCCCGTGAAGCTCCCCGACGGCCAGGACGGCTTCCAGCCGTCACGGATCCTCGCGGTCGAGGGGCCGCGCTGGATGCTTCGTGCGACCTTCCTCGGGTCGGCTGCGCTCGAGCCCGACGAGGACGGACTGCTCGAGCGTGCGTTCCGTGAGGTCGTCGTCGTCCGAGGTGACGAGCCGCGCCTGGTGCGTGAGGCCCTGCTCATCGAGGTGCCCGAGGGTGCGGTGGCCGAGGAGCCACCCGGCCACGGCACCCAGGCCTGA
- the dut gene encoding dUTP diphosphatase produces the protein MLEIAVRRLDPRLPAPTYAHPGDAGADLHAAEDATLAPGERVLVPTGIALALPDGFAAFVHPRSGLALRHGLSVVNTPGTIDAGYRGEIKVLLVNHDLHETVRIARGDRIAQLVVQRVEHVTFREVESLEDTSRGAGGYGSTGGHRSMGEDA, from the coding sequence ATGCTCGAGATCGCGGTGCGTCGCCTCGACCCGCGGCTCCCGGCCCCGACCTATGCGCACCCGGGTGACGCGGGTGCCGACCTGCACGCCGCCGAGGATGCGACCCTCGCGCCGGGCGAGCGCGTGCTCGTGCCCACGGGCATCGCCCTGGCCCTGCCCGACGGCTTCGCGGCCTTCGTCCACCCACGGTCCGGGCTGGCCCTGCGCCACGGACTCTCCGTGGTGAACACGCCCGGCACCATCGATGCCGGCTACCGGGGCGAGATCAAGGTCCTGCTGGTCAACCACGACCTGCACGAGACCGTCCGGATCGCCCGCGGCGACCGCATCGCGCAGCTCGTGGTGCAGCGGGTCGAGCACGTGACCTTCCGCGAGGTCGAGTCACTCGAGGACACCAGCCGAGGCGCCGGGGGCTACGGCTCCACCGGGGGCCACCGATCCATGGGGGAGGACGCATGA
- a CDS encoding DUF3093 domain-containing protein: MQTRRERLLAPPAWWIAVAAFAIAWGWVAFVVAGPPTAVAVAVAVAVVAGALLWSYGSTVLEAGPDGLRVGRAHLTHEHVGAVTALDAAGARTLLGPGADARAWLHVRPYIATAVQVEVRDPADPAPYWVVSTRDPSAIAQTLGRPAGPIRPEAGTQGTHQPSTDQASTDQPRTDPR; this comes from the coding sequence GTGCAAACCCGTCGTGAGCGACTCCTCGCTCCCCCCGCGTGGTGGATCGCCGTCGCGGCCTTCGCGATCGCGTGGGGCTGGGTGGCGTTCGTCGTCGCAGGACCGCCGACCGCGGTCGCCGTGGCCGTGGCGGTGGCCGTCGTGGCGGGTGCCCTGCTGTGGTCGTACGGGTCGACGGTGCTCGAGGCCGGACCCGACGGCCTCCGTGTGGGGCGCGCCCACCTGACGCACGAGCACGTGGGCGCGGTCACGGCGCTCGACGCGGCCGGTGCACGGACCCTGCTCGGTCCCGGCGCCGACGCCCGCGCCTGGCTGCACGTCCGGCCGTACATCGCCACCGCCGTGCAGGTGGAGGTCCGCGATCCGGCCGACCCCGCGCCCTACTGGGTGGTCTCGACCCGCGATCCGTCCGCGATCGCCCAGACCCTCGGCCGTCCTGCCGGGCCGATCCGACCCGAGGCCGGCACCCAGGGCACCCACCAGCCCAGCACCGACCAAGCCAGCACCGACCAACCCCGCACCGACCCGAGGTGA
- a CDS encoding DUF4235 domain-containing protein yields the protein MPRKRRRRTSAPTLESATPARRPSRSSRSTWKLLDRGSTVAAGLLARQVSTLAWRAATGKKPPTAGRHPEVETREAVAWAVIGGALVEVVRLLVRRGAAGYWVRSTGDLPPGMKPLKGATKGGVAGAAQAAARTAGGTAKPASSRKPAPGRRRSR from the coding sequence ATGCCCCGCAAGCGCCGACGCCGCACGTCCGCTCCCACGCTCGAGTCGGCCACGCCCGCGAGGCGACCGTCGCGCTCGAGCCGCAGCACGTGGAAGCTGCTCGACCGCGGCTCCACCGTCGCGGCGGGTCTGCTGGCACGTCAGGTCTCGACGCTGGCCTGGCGGGCCGCGACCGGCAAGAAGCCCCCGACCGCGGGGCGACACCCCGAGGTCGAGACCCGCGAGGCCGTCGCCTGGGCCGTCATCGGAGGTGCACTCGTCGAGGTCGTGAGGCTGCTCGTGCGCCGCGGCGCGGCCGGGTACTGGGTCCGCTCGACGGGCGACCTGCCTCCGGGCATGAAGCCCCTGAAGGGCGCCACCAAGGGTGGCGTCGCCGGAGCAGCGCAGGCGGCGGCACGGACGGCTGGAGGAACGGCGAAGCCGGCCTCCTCACGGAAGCCGGCTCCTGGTCGTCGGCGCTCGCGCTGA
- a CDS encoding DUF4193 domain-containing protein yields MATDYDAPRKTDEEQSEDSIEELKARRHEKNSGKVDEDEVEAAESFELPGADLSHEELAVQVVPRKSDEFTCSSCFLVHHRSQLAEEKGDRLICRDCAY; encoded by the coding sequence ATGGCTACCGACTACGACGCGCCTCGCAAGACTGACGAAGAGCAGTCCGAGGACAGCATCGAGGAGCTCAAGGCGCGTCGCCACGAGAAGAACTCGGGCAAGGTGGACGAGGACGAGGTCGAAGCGGCCGAGTCGTTCGAGCTGCCGGGTGCCGACCTCTCCCACGAGGAGCTGGCCGTCCAGGTGGTCCCGCGCAAGTCCGACGAGTTCACGTGCTCGTCGTGCTTCCTGGTGCACCACCGTTCCCAGCTCGCCGAGGAGAAGGGCGACCGGCTCATCTGCCGGGACTGCGCCTACTGA
- a CDS encoding inositol monophosphatase family protein, which yields MSPSVPPARELLLTLAHDVGLEAAALVRRERPEGRVAVAATKSSPIDVVTEVDRASEDLIRHRILDARPDDGFVGEEGADVVGTSGVDWVVDPIDGTVNFVYGIPAYAVSIAARVTDATGERVVAGFVVNIASGERWGAVLEGGAWRWDGERRVPLRAPGPPPLSQALVGTGFNYVREVREHQAAAAARLLPHVRDIRRIGSAALDLCALAEGRLDAYVEQGLHPWDLAAGGLVAREAGVLVEGLDGPPDLRLVMAAHPALAGEYFDLVRTCGF from the coding sequence GTGAGCCCGTCCGTCCCGCCCGCCCGTGAGCTGCTCCTGACGCTGGCGCACGACGTCGGGCTGGAGGCGGCGGCCCTGGTGCGCCGAGAGCGGCCGGAGGGCCGCGTGGCGGTCGCGGCGACCAAGTCGAGCCCCATCGACGTGGTCACCGAGGTCGACCGGGCCAGCGAGGACCTGATCCGCCACCGCATCCTCGACGCACGGCCCGACGACGGGTTCGTCGGCGAGGAAGGTGCCGACGTGGTCGGCACGAGCGGGGTCGACTGGGTGGTCGACCCGATCGACGGCACCGTGAACTTCGTATACGGGATTCCCGCGTACGCGGTGTCCATCGCCGCGCGGGTCACCGACGCGACCGGCGAGCGGGTCGTCGCGGGCTTCGTGGTGAACATCGCGTCGGGGGAGCGGTGGGGTGCCGTGCTCGAGGGCGGCGCCTGGCGCTGGGACGGCGAACGTCGGGTGCCGCTGCGTGCACCGGGACCGCCGCCGCTCTCCCAGGCCCTCGTCGGGACGGGCTTCAACTACGTGCGCGAGGTCCGCGAGCACCAGGCGGCGGCCGCGGCCCGCCTGCTGCCGCACGTCAGGGACATCCGGCGGATCGGCTCGGCGGCGCTCGACCTGTGCGCGCTCGCCGAGGGCCGTCTGGACGCCTACGTCGAGCAGGGGCTGCACCCGTGGGACCTCGCTGCGGGAGGACTGGTGGCTCGCGAGGCCGGTGTGCTCGTCGAGGGCCTCGACGGCCCGCCGGATCTGCGCCTCGTGATGGCGGCGCATCCTGCGCTTGCAGGGGAATACTTCGACCTCGTCCGGACTTGTGGGTTCTGA